A window of Phycisphaerae bacterium genomic DNA:
GATTTCGGCGAAAACCAATGCATCGAAATCGACAGCGACGGCGAGATGTTCCGCTTTACGACTGTCGCCCCGGCGACGGCGAATTGAGCCGGCACGCGGCTTTTCTCAACGTGATGAGCGTATGCCGCCGGCGTCTGCGGCCCGGGTTGCCGCAGGAGTTGCCGGCGGGGCCGACAAGCATAGGTCTGTGCTCCGGCCCGATCCCTGGGCTGATATGATCGTCTGACGGCAGGTTGTTTTGACACCTGTCGAAATCACATGCGATTCTTGTATCCGTCCCGCAGATCGCTTCTGTCGTCCTGACCATCCGCAGGTGCCGACCTTATTGGTTTCTTAGTACGTGCCGGCGCCCCCGCCAAGCGCCACGTCCACCGCCCTGCGGGGACTTGATCCTTATCCGACCAGTGTAGGGCTCACACCCCCGTTGGCCCGTTGCTGCCGGTTGCCGCTATAAGAAACGAGAAGGACGCAGATGAGAAGCGAGCTGCACGCATTCAACGCGAGGCGAGGCGTCACTGTCGGGGCCGGGATCCCAGGCAGTGAGACCGTTGTTGCTCTGCCCATTCCCGGAGATTGGCGGGCAAATTGGGTTCCTTCAGTGCCCTGTCAAACCACGTCACGGCCTCAGCCTCACGGCTCAACCGCCTGAACAGTTCCCCCAGCAGGTACATTGCCGCCGGCCGGTTATCCGCAGACACCAGACCGGCGAGCAACGCTCGTTCAAAGGCGTTCGCTGCCTGCTCCTGGTGTTCTTTTTCCCGAATGATCGACTGCTGCATGGCGGTCATGCCTGTCCGAAGATCTTCCGAAAAAAGGTTGCCATCGGCCTGTTGCAGGCGGCGGAGGATCGATCCGGCTTGCGCGTTCTCGCCGTGCCTCCGGAGGATCAAAGCCAACGCAAGCTCAATGTAGGGCCGCTGGTAGCGCGTGAATCTGCCCGTCAACAGGGCCTCGCTTGTGCGCGTGGCAAGCTTCATCTCGACATCCAACTGGTTATCAGTCGGGCCGAGCGCAGGCCGCCATCGCTCGATATAAGCAAGGGCGCGTCTCAAACGAGATTCAGGCGGGACGTGCGCCCCTTTCTCACGTTCCACCCAGGATGACCGCAAATACAGCCACCCGATCGCCTCATCTGATTTTTGTCGCCATTGATAGCAGGTTACCGCCAGCGCATAACGCACGGAGGCATCCAATTCGCTGGGATCGCTGTCCGGGCCGAAGCCGGGCGGCAGCTTCAGCCCCGGCGATCGAAGAATCCGGTTTGCCACGTCGGGCATCAACGTGACGCTCGGATCGAAATCGGCGAGATAGCCGCTGTAGCCGCAGTGCGGACAGGTCGAGATGCGGTAGAATTCGGGTTGTGCCCCAAGTGACCTTGCGAACAGGTCGCGATCGACGCCGGCACGGGTATTGCTGCGAACGCACACAATGGTCGTGAAGCTCTTATGACAGGCCGGACATTCGAGCTGTGTCCTTCCCAGGATCGAGGGAGCGTCCTCCCTGTCGTCAGCAGGGCCCGCCGCGACGATGACCATCCAAAGACACAACCCGATCATGATTCGCCTCGCCCAATGTGCACATTCTCTCGCGGCAAACCCGGAACGGCAACCAAGATGCGCCGGCCGCTGCGGGCGGCTCGATGGCAGGACGGACTCATACCGACTCGGCGGAAAGTCGTGCCTGATGGTGATCCTGCAGGCCCCGTGACGCGCAGAAGGGTTCAGCGTTTGCCGCGACGGCACGAAAACAGATAGAAACCGGCACCAGCCCCGGCCAGCAGGATCAGCATGCCCGGTTCGGGTACCGCCAGCCATTGCACCGTTGCCTGCGGCTTCTCGCCACAGGCCGGGCAATCACCATTCAGCAACCCGTCGGGAATAATCAGTTTGGACAACAGGTCGCTTGATGGCTGCTTGTCCAGCAGGCTGGCCAGCAGCGAGTTGTTGATCAACTGTGCCAACTCGTCGTCATTCAGCAATTGACCGGATTGGAGGCGGGCGATGAAGTCCTCGATGCGGCCACCCGTCGCGCTCAGGCTGGCCAGGCTGCTGCCGAATGCCGCGAAGGGGTTCTCGGTTCCGAAACGCTCGAAAAACGGGTTGGTCAGAACCGCCGCCGCATCCAACCAGATATTCCCTGACAGGTTGATGGGGCCGATGTCATAGTCGAGCCTGGCCGAGAGGTCTTCAAGCTCGCCATGTTTGCTGGTGGCGGTCGCGCGGTTGGATGCCTGAAGCGTGATGTCGTAGAAACCCCACTGGTTCACATAGGTGTCGATGTTCAGCAGCAGGCTTCCGTCG
This region includes:
- a CDS encoding PEP-CTERM sorting domain-containing protein (PEP-CTERM proteins occur, often in large numbers, in the proteomes of bacteria that also encode an exosortase, a predicted intramembrane cysteine proteinase. The presence of a PEP-CTERM domain at a protein's C-terminus predicts cleavage within the sorting domain, followed by covalent anchoring to some some component of the (usually Gram-negative) cell surface. Many PEP-CTERM proteins exhibit an unusual sequence composition that includes large numbers of potential glycosylation sites. Expression of one such protein has been shown restore the ability of a bacterium to form floc, a type of biofilm.) — encoded protein: MNTPQLKRVTVLAVLLGMSVTSIAAAGIGDDLRYGLQLYGVKFQKKYDPLSKGYVLNVSFTNPDTGLPYYNNTHFYLGFGDLVMESGGVSLSATYSERLVPAVRFALSTRGSPLDYRYESYLGSEDMVIDGSLLLNIDTYVNQWGFYDITLQASNRATATSKHGELEDLSARLDYDIGPINLSGNIWLDAAAVLTNPFFERFGTENPFAAFGSSLASLSATGGRIEDFIARLQSGQLLNDDELAQLINNSLLASLLDKQPSSDLLSKLIIPDGLLNGDCPACGEKPQATVQWLAVPEPGMLILLAGAGAGFYLFSCRRGKR
- a CDS encoding DUF2225 domain-containing protein yields the protein MIGLCLWMVIVAAGPADDREDAPSILGRTQLECPACHKSFTTIVCVRSNTRAGVDRDLFARSLGAQPEFYRISTCPHCGYSGYLADFDPSVTLMPDVANRILRSPGLKLPPGFGPDSDPSELDASVRYALAVTCYQWRQKSDEAIGWLYLRSSWVEREKGAHVPPESRLRRALAYIERWRPALGPTDNQLDVEMKLATRTSEALLTGRFTRYQRPYIELALALILRRHGENAQAGSILRRLQQADGNLFSEDLRTGMTAMQQSIIREKEHQEQAANAFERALLAGLVSADNRPAAMYLLGELFRRLSREAEAVTWFDRALKEPNLPANLREWAEQQRSHCLGSRPRQ